A genomic segment from Geitlerinema sp. PCC 7407 encodes:
- a CDS encoding DUF563 domain-containing protein, with amino-acid sequence MARAVKAAPRASVSLKDNLREKLFWVKVYALRSARWLASLVWRKALDRSASMALLQPDTVYQVQPTPVDTVPFWSEDRQVSLTLEDLQNPEHLGEEDIYFEPDSVWRLTTGDRHRSLALTRSGIALINQRLLLDLDFGNVAGFKESPFKRQIVEYPLVVAPWTHLTSFAYYGFVALVLGKLCRIEKALGPEIWQQAKVCYPLFNTAYEREYLAKLGIPAEAIVDTRQQGVQIRARQLILANSQTKVNRVSPEDVALVRSRFCLPGVQQGTRRLFFPRRGKRVITNQDAVWEVLESFGFEVVDDRRRTVDEQIRLFQEAAFVVAPHGAGLTNLMWCQPGTKVLELFYGGYKKAGYYYLCKLLDLDYGCVLDRSNASEHFVYQYHDMTIDPGELRHELQRLLAS; translated from the coding sequence ATGGCCAGAGCAGTCAAGGCAGCCCCCCGAGCCTCTGTCTCCCTCAAAGACAACCTGAGAGAAAAACTTTTTTGGGTTAAGGTATACGCCCTGCGAAGCGCCCGCTGGCTCGCCAGTCTGGTCTGGCGCAAGGCTCTCGATCGCTCGGCTTCTATGGCGCTGCTGCAGCCCGACACGGTCTATCAGGTCCAGCCGACCCCGGTGGACACGGTGCCGTTTTGGTCCGAGGACCGGCAGGTTTCGCTGACCCTAGAAGACTTGCAAAACCCCGAGCACCTCGGGGAAGAGGATATTTATTTTGAGCCGGACTCGGTGTGGCGCTTGACCACGGGCGATCGCCACCGCAGCTTGGCGCTCACGCGCTCCGGCATCGCCCTGATCAACCAGCGCTTGCTGCTGGATCTGGACTTCGGCAACGTGGCCGGCTTCAAGGAATCGCCCTTCAAACGCCAGATCGTCGAGTACCCCCTGGTGGTCGCGCCCTGGACCCACCTGACGTCCTTTGCCTACTACGGTTTCGTGGCGCTGGTGCTAGGCAAGCTGTGCCGGATCGAGAAGGCCCTGGGGCCGGAGATTTGGCAGCAGGCCAAGGTTTGCTATCCGCTGTTCAACACGGCCTACGAGCGGGAATACCTGGCCAAGCTGGGGATTCCGGCGGAGGCGATCGTGGACACCCGCCAACAGGGCGTGCAGATCCGGGCGCGTCAGCTAATTCTGGCCAACAGCCAGACCAAGGTGAATCGCGTCAGCCCCGAGGACGTGGCCCTGGTGCGATCGCGCTTTTGCCTGCCGGGGGTCCAGCAGGGAACGCGGCGGCTCTTTTTTCCGCGACGGGGAAAGCGCGTGATCACCAACCAGGACGCCGTCTGGGAGGTGCTGGAGTCCTTCGGGTTTGAGGTGGTGGACGATCGGCGGCGCACCGTGGATGAGCAGATTCGCCTGTTTCAGGAGGCGGCCTTTGTCGTGGCTCCCCACGGCGCTGGTCTGACCAACCTGATGTGGTGCCAGCCGGGAACGAAGGTGCTGGAGCTTTTCTACGGCGGCTACAAAAAGGCGGGCTACTACTACCTGTGCAAGCTGCTGGATTTGGACTACGGCTGCGTGCTCGATCGCTCCAATGCCTCCGAGCATTTCGTCTACCAGTACCACGACATGACCATTGACCCTGGGGAGCTGCGCCACGAGCTTCAGCGGCTGCTGGCAAGCTGA
- a CDS encoding serine acetyltransferase, whose translation MNSPVKIQSPAEIWHAWQADLDRYVYIAGGKYPPLLIVLTDQGMWMSTQYRFSYWVHHHLKVPVVRPLMKVFCAIWQKVIEIVTSSEMPNRAAIGGGLLISHGHGIFLHCNAVLGENCNLGHDVTIGVGGRGDKRGTPVLGDRVYVGPGAKIFGAIRIGNDVAIGANAVVTKDIPDNAVAVGIPAKVISYQGSRDFVVYRGHELDLLADELIQEQTLEN comes from the coding sequence ATGAACAGCCCCGTAAAAATTCAGAGCCCCGCTGAGATCTGGCACGCCTGGCAGGCAGACCTCGATCGCTACGTCTACATAGCCGGGGGCAAATATCCCCCGCTGCTGATCGTGCTCACCGACCAGGGCATGTGGATGAGCACCCAGTACCGCTTCAGCTACTGGGTCCATCACCATCTCAAGGTGCCGGTGGTGCGGCCTTTGATGAAAGTTTTCTGTGCGATCTGGCAAAAGGTGATTGAGATTGTCACCTCCAGCGAAATGCCTAACCGAGCGGCCATCGGCGGCGGGCTGCTGATCTCCCACGGTCACGGTATCTTTTTACACTGCAATGCAGTGCTGGGGGAGAACTGCAACCTCGGTCATGATGTCACCATTGGGGTCGGCGGTCGGGGGGACAAGCGGGGCACACCGGTCTTGGGCGATCGCGTCTATGTGGGGCCGGGCGCGAAGATTTTTGGGGCGATCCGGATCGGCAATGACGTAGCCATCGGAGCCAACGCCGTCGTGACCAAGGACATCCCTGACAATGCGGTCGCCGTGGGCATTCCGGCCAAGGTGATCAGCTACCAGGGATCGCGGGACTTTGTGGTGTACCGGGGCCACGAGCTGGACCTGCTAGCCGACGAACTGATCCAGGAGCAGACCCTTGAAAATTAG
- a CDS encoding glycosyltransferase: MTPPLVSILINNYNYGNFLAEAIESALAQTYPHTEVIVVDDGSTDNSHEVLAEYRDRIQAILKPNGGQASAFNAGFEASRGDLVCFLDADDLFQPTKAAAIAQIFTDHPEAEWCFHPLSFQGANLASATATAKTGLAGVYDLREPMSRGKLRGYLPIPGTATSGMALRRSLLARILPMPEEINITSDDYIKYIALGITPGYVSLDELAIQRIHGNNAYTFRADKRPLRARIHILTAFWIKTHFPELTTFANGLFASGLSMAWGRKDLDPGVTPIIDKYLDAASLSEEAKIYLRALYYRLKR; encoded by the coding sequence GTGACTCCCCCTCTCGTCAGCATCCTGATCAACAACTATAACTACGGGAATTTTTTGGCCGAGGCCATCGAGAGCGCCCTTGCCCAGACCTATCCCCACACTGAAGTCATCGTGGTAGACGACGGCTCCACCGACAACTCCCATGAGGTCCTAGCGGAGTACCGCGATCGCATCCAGGCCATCTTGAAGCCCAACGGCGGCCAAGCCTCCGCCTTCAACGCGGGCTTTGAGGCCAGTCGCGGCGACCTGGTGTGCTTTCTAGATGCCGACGATCTGTTTCAGCCCACCAAAGCCGCCGCGATCGCCCAGATCTTCACCGATCACCCCGAAGCGGAGTGGTGCTTTCATCCCCTTAGCTTCCAGGGCGCCAACCTCGCCAGCGCCACCGCCACCGCCAAAACCGGCCTCGCTGGCGTCTATGATCTGCGAGAACCCATGAGTCGCGGCAAACTGCGCGGCTACCTGCCCATTCCCGGCACCGCCACCTCCGGCATGGCTTTGCGGCGATCGCTCTTGGCGCGCATCCTGCCCATGCCCGAAGAGATCAACATCACCAGCGATGACTACATCAAGTACATCGCCCTCGGCATCACCCCCGGCTACGTCAGCCTCGACGAGCTCGCCATCCAGCGCATCCACGGCAACAACGCCTACACCTTTCGCGCTGACAAGCGTCCCCTGCGCGCTCGCATTCACATTCTGACCGCCTTCTGGATCAAGACTCACTTTCCCGAGCTGACCACCTTCGCCAATGGCCTCTTCGCCTCGGGCCTCAGCATGGCCTGGGGCCGCAAAGATCTCGACCCGGGCGTCACCCCTATCATCGACAAATACCTCGATGCCGCCAGCCTCAGCGAAGAAGCCAAAATCTACCTGCGCGCCCTCTACTACCGACTCAAGCGGTAA
- a CDS encoding polysaccharide biosynthesis/export family protein → MSQKVFCGAIAGVALMSSVLVAPAGRSQSSLPPLAPDPTTGPMPSPSPAPRLEPSPRPSEGRSPAEVTPFPSEPLPRRLSAPAASPSPIPDTSAVNQLTGLSSGYLLGPGDQVDLNVYEYPEFTGPRVVLPDGTIALPLVGSVMAANRTPDELAQDLTQKLSAWLVNPVVSIGLTRLRPVRINVSGEVQRPGPVQLRSPTDFENSTVISELPTVGLALLQAGGVTREADLRSITVQRILPGGRVSAVNVNLWEALISEEAPSNLILQDGDSVYVPTLAEGDPLDRRLIARSSIAPERVRVRVVGEVKQPGEVLVPPNSSISGAIAIAGGPTDKGSLKHVRFVRMEDNGRISEQELDLRQLNDTYQIQDGDVVYVAKKDGFRALDVVGPLVSPLNFLLNLLRGS, encoded by the coding sequence ATGTCTCAAAAGGTTTTTTGCGGGGCGATCGCAGGCGTCGCCCTGATGTCCAGTGTGCTAGTGGCCCCTGCAGGGCGATCGCAGTCTAGCCTGCCGCCCCTGGCCCCTGACCCGACCACCGGTCCGATGCCGAGCCCCAGTCCGGCGCCTCGTCTCGAGCCCAGTCCTAGACCATCAGAAGGGCGATCGCCCGCTGAGGTGACGCCTTTTCCCTCCGAACCCCTTCCCCGCCGCCTGAGCGCCCCGGCGGCCAGTCCCTCTCCTATCCCTGACACCAGCGCGGTCAACCAGCTGACGGGCCTCAGCTCCGGCTATCTGCTTGGCCCCGGCGATCAGGTCGATCTCAATGTGTACGAGTATCCCGAGTTCACGGGACCGCGCGTCGTGTTGCCCGACGGCACGATTGCGCTGCCGCTGGTCGGCAGCGTCATGGCCGCCAACCGCACGCCGGACGAGCTAGCTCAGGATCTGACTCAGAAGCTCAGCGCCTGGCTGGTCAACCCGGTGGTGAGTATTGGCTTGACGCGCCTGCGCCCGGTGCGGATCAATGTCTCGGGCGAGGTGCAGCGGCCCGGACCGGTGCAGCTGCGCAGCCCGACGGATTTTGAGAACAGCACCGTCATTTCTGAGCTGCCGACGGTGGGTCTGGCGCTGCTCCAGGCAGGGGGTGTGACCCGAGAGGCCGACCTGCGGAGCATCACGGTGCAGCGCATCTTGCCCGGAGGCCGGGTGAGCGCCGTCAACGTGAATCTGTGGGAGGCACTGATCTCGGAGGAAGCGCCTTCTAACTTGATTTTGCAGGACGGGGACTCGGTGTATGTGCCGACGCTGGCGGAGGGCGATCCCCTCGATCGCCGCCTGATCGCGCGATCGAGCATCGCGCCGGAGCGGGTGCGGGTGCGAGTGGTGGGAGAGGTGAAGCAGCCCGGAGAGGTGCTGGTGCCGCCCAATAGCTCCATTTCTGGGGCGATCGCCATTGCAGGCGGCCCCACGGACAAGGGTTCTCTAAAACACGTTCGCTTTGTGCGCATGGAGGACAATGGCCGGATCAGTGAACAGGAACTCGACCTGCGGCAGCTGAACGACACCTACCAAATCCAGGACGGGGACGTGGTGTATGTGGCCAAGAAGGACGGCTTCCGAGCGCTGGATGTGGTCGGTCCCCTGGTCTCCCCCCTCAACTTTTTGCTCAATCTGCTGCGAGGTTCCTAA
- a CDS encoding O-antigen ligase: MLAYFEKRFAIFGLIFLSDVIGVYSLFVDPDPAADSGGAYNPLYPVLSLIQYSVYGITFFLLVARPHGSVRTVLRDPLVWCLTLLAPLSFLWSDVGTDSLRKGVTLFQTSTFGLYLATRFTPREQIRLLTWALGLIALFSLLFTLAKPGSAIEAGANAGSWRGPFVQKNIFARVEVLSAAVFLVEIMLAQHPSRWIWGGFWLSLLLVFLTGSKTALLVFIALLILVPLYRALRWNTTIVIPIIITVLLIMGSLTTVVVGNWEGLLLGLGKDPTLSGRTHLWEIALEKIANRPWLGYGYMGFWQSRGEAFDIWKAVGYRPPHAHNGYINMALDFGYVGFGLFAMSIIVNFRRGIEWVRSGTTATEIWPILYVTFFFLYNYSESTIVQHNSLFWALYVAAGLTMRRVSRHRMAEAPPPPVVRRSPVSQESQFNPEA, translated from the coding sequence ATGCTGGCCTACTTTGAGAAACGATTTGCCATCTTCGGGCTGATCTTCCTCAGCGACGTCATCGGCGTCTATAGTCTCTTTGTCGATCCTGACCCCGCTGCCGACAGCGGCGGAGCCTACAACCCCCTGTACCCGGTCTTGTCTTTGATCCAGTACAGCGTGTACGGCATCACCTTCTTTTTGCTGGTCGCGAGGCCCCACGGCTCAGTTCGCACGGTGCTTCGCGACCCGCTGGTTTGGTGCTTGACCCTGCTGGCCCCGCTGTCCTTCCTCTGGTCTGATGTCGGCACCGACTCCCTGCGCAAGGGGGTCACCCTTTTCCAGACCAGCACCTTTGGCCTCTACTTGGCCACCCGGTTTACGCCCCGCGAGCAAATCCGGCTGCTGACCTGGGCCTTGGGACTGATTGCGCTTTTCTCATTGCTGTTCACCCTGGCAAAACCGGGCTCGGCCATTGAGGCGGGCGCCAATGCTGGCTCCTGGCGAGGCCCCTTTGTGCAAAAAAATATCTTTGCGCGGGTAGAAGTGCTCTCCGCCGCAGTCTTTTTGGTCGAAATCATGCTGGCTCAGCATCCGTCGCGCTGGATTTGGGGCGGGTTTTGGCTCTCGCTGCTGCTGGTCTTCCTCACCGGCTCCAAAACAGCCCTGCTGGTCTTCATTGCGCTCCTGATTCTGGTTCCCCTTTACCGAGCCCTGCGCTGGAATACAACCATTGTGATTCCCATCATCATCACGGTGCTGCTAATCATGGGCAGCCTCACAACGGTGGTCGTCGGCAACTGGGAGGGACTCTTGCTGGGGCTAGGAAAGGACCCGACCCTCAGCGGCCGCACTCACCTGTGGGAAATCGCCCTGGAGAAGATCGCCAACCGGCCCTGGCTAGGCTATGGCTATATGGGGTTCTGGCAGTCTCGGGGCGAGGCGTTTGATATCTGGAAGGCGGTGGGCTATCGGCCTCCCCATGCCCACAACGGCTATATCAATATGGCCCTCGATTTTGGCTATGTGGGCTTTGGGCTGTTTGCCATGAGCATTATCGTCAATTTTCGCCGCGGCATCGAGTGGGTGCGCTCGGGCACAACGGCTACAGAGATCTGGCCGATTCTCTACGTGACCTTCTTTTTTCTCTACAACTACAGCGAAAGCACAATCGTGCAGCATAATTCGCTTTTTTGGGCACTGTATGTGGCAGCAGGGCTGACGATGCGGCGGGTGTCGCGTCATCGAATGGCTGAGGCTCCGCCGCCGCCGGTCGTGAGGCGATCGCCGGTTTCTCAGGAGAGCCAGTTCAACCCTGAAGCATAG
- a CDS encoding glycosyltransferase family 2 protein: protein MKISIGILAYNEADTIAPTLRSLFSQSLLTDPSHPWQVEVVVVPNGCRDATATVSEGLLAQLTTSLGHGRVTARVCEVTRPGKSNAWNLFVHEFSDPAAQYLLLMDADILFIEPETLENVIGTLETTPEAWVSTDRPVKDVFFKAQKTWSDRLSMAASRVSGGNASWICGQLYGGRAEVLRRIWMPLDIRVEDGFLWMMVVTDGLRSPTDLRRVRRADRASHQFEAYTGLEGLFKHERWQIVGNTINSLIYEEIQRAVGQDQPAGAYVAQRNRDNPRWVAELTQAAVESRRWRVIPRSLVFRRFRSLQNRSLPLAIALFPVVLAAFLLDLVIVFQALGELSREGDRQFRPSSQLS, encoded by the coding sequence TTGAAAATTAGCATTGGCATTTTGGCCTACAACGAGGCCGACACCATCGCCCCGACGCTGCGATCGCTCTTTTCCCAAAGCCTGCTCACCGATCCGAGCCACCCCTGGCAAGTGGAGGTGGTGGTGGTGCCCAACGGCTGCCGAGACGCCACGGCGACGGTCTCCGAGGGGCTGCTAGCTCAGCTCACCACCAGCTTGGGCCATGGCCGCGTCACGGCGCGGGTGTGCGAGGTGACGCGCCCCGGCAAATCCAACGCCTGGAATTTGTTTGTTCACGAGTTCTCGGACCCGGCGGCCCAGTACCTGCTGCTGATGGATGCCGATATTCTCTTCATCGAGCCGGAGACCCTGGAGAACGTGATCGGCACTCTGGAGACGACCCCCGAGGCCTGGGTCTCGACGGATCGGCCGGTCAAAGATGTCTTTTTCAAGGCCCAGAAAACCTGGAGCGATCGCCTGTCTATGGCGGCGTCTCGCGTCTCTGGCGGCAATGCTTCTTGGATTTGTGGCCAGCTCTACGGCGGGCGGGCGGAGGTACTGCGCCGGATCTGGATGCCCCTGGACATCCGGGTGGAGGATGGCTTTTTGTGGATGATGGTCGTCACCGACGGCCTGCGATCGCCCACCGACCTCCGCCGGGTGCGCCGCGCCGATCGCGCCTCTCACCAGTTTGAGGCCTACACCGGCCTAGAGGGCCTCTTCAAGCACGAGCGCTGGCAGATCGTCGGCAACACGATTAATTCCCTGATCTATGAAGAGATTCAGCGGGCCGTCGGCCAGGATCAGCCTGCCGGGGCCTACGTCGCCCAGCGCAACCGCGACAATCCCCGCTGGGTGGCCGAGCTGACCCAGGCCGCCGTAGAAAGTCGGCGGTGGCGGGTGATTCCGCGATCGCTGGTATTTCGGCGCTTCCGCAGCCTGCAAAACCGATCGCTGCCCCTGGCGATCGCCCTGTTTCCGGTGGTTTTGGCGGCTTTTCTGCTGGATTTGGTGATTGTCTTCCAGGCCCTGGGGGAACTCTCTCGGGAAGGCGATCGCCAGTTTCGGCCTTCTTCCCAGCTGTCCTAG
- a CDS encoding oligosaccharide flippase family protein yields MSLRSQVMRGGVYLALRQGLGMVISLGGVLLLTRTIGPDQYGIYTAVYSLFWYLQTISQLGISVYLVRREGQEEQKFIYDQGFTLLLLMALSAVAIAFVGLPWIGQWVRLESFQPVARTMLFTLPLVLVGQVGMAQLERKLDYRRVALIELANQLMFYLVGLGCAFQGMGVWAPVAGWWAQQAQSVILLLWAARYRPQFHWDPKLIREMLGYSVGFSASYWIWQARVLVNPLIVGRYAGADAVGYIALAIRMVEVLGFVKGVTWRISIAALARLQDDTERLRKAVNEGMGLQILAIGPLLVVLAIALPYLLPVMFGPEWLPVLSVFPFIALSSLSNSLFNMHSSVLYVLKHNWHVSLFHLANIVLFGGAAAVLVPRLGLVGYGWAEMVTLLSYCVIHYSLSKAVGSPDYRLAGVWWAGLSLGLFVYQLGWWTLIAVGAIALLPQTHRQIKAYIHSLRSSKA; encoded by the coding sequence ATGAGCTTGCGGTCCCAGGTGATGCGCGGTGGCGTCTACCTCGCCCTGCGCCAAGGACTCGGCATGGTGATCAGCCTAGGGGGCGTTTTGCTCCTCACTCGCACCATCGGTCCCGACCAATACGGCATTTACACGGCGGTTTACAGCCTCTTTTGGTACCTCCAGACCATCAGCCAGCTAGGCATCAGCGTCTACCTAGTCCGGCGCGAAGGCCAAGAAGAGCAAAAATTTATCTACGACCAGGGCTTCACTTTGCTCCTGCTGATGGCCCTCAGCGCCGTGGCGATCGCCTTTGTCGGGTTGCCCTGGATCGGCCAGTGGGTCCGCCTAGAGTCCTTCCAGCCCGTGGCGCGCACCATGCTCTTCACCCTGCCCCTGGTGCTGGTGGGCCAAGTCGGCATGGCCCAGCTCGAGCGAAAGCTGGACTATCGCCGAGTGGCCCTGATCGAGCTCGCCAACCAGCTGATGTTTTATCTGGTGGGCCTGGGCTGCGCCTTCCAGGGGATGGGCGTGTGGGCTCCGGTGGCAGGCTGGTGGGCGCAGCAGGCCCAGTCGGTGATCTTGCTGCTGTGGGCGGCTCGCTACCGCCCCCAATTTCACTGGGATCCCAAGCTGATTCGGGAAATGCTGGGCTACAGCGTCGGCTTTTCGGCCTCCTACTGGATTTGGCAGGCCCGAGTCCTAGTCAACCCGCTGATCGTCGGTCGCTACGCGGGGGCCGATGCCGTCGGCTACATTGCGCTGGCGATCCGGATGGTCGAGGTGCTGGGCTTTGTCAAAGGGGTCACTTGGCGCATCTCCATTGCGGCTTTGGCCCGCCTCCAGGATGACACCGAGCGCCTGCGCAAGGCCGTCAATGAAGGCATGGGGCTGCAAATTTTGGCCATCGGGCCGCTGCTGGTGGTGCTGGCGATCGCCCTTCCCTATCTGCTGCCGGTCATGTTTGGCCCGGAATGGCTGCCCGTCTTGAGCGTTTTCCCCTTCATTGCCCTCAGCTCCCTCAGCAACTCCCTGTTCAACATGCACTCCTCGGTGCTGTACGTGCTCAAGCACAACTGGCACGTGAGCCTCTTCCACCTGGCCAATATCGTCCTGTTTGGCGGCGCGGCTGCCGTGCTGGTGCCGCGCTTGGGCCTGGTGGGCTATGGCTGGGCCGAGATGGTGACATTGCTGAGCTATTGCGTCATTCACTATTCCCTGAGCAAGGCCGTGGGCAGCCCTGACTACCGCCTCGCCGGCGTGTGGTGGGCCGGGCTCAGCCTAGGGCTCTTTGTCTATCAGCTGGGCTGGTGGACCCTGATCGCCGTCGGCGCGATCGCCCTTCTCCCCCAAACCCATCGCCAAATCAAAGCCTACATTCACAGCCTGAGGAGCAGCAAAGCGTGA
- a CDS encoding glycosyltransferase — MAKFAFFLMDLRGGGAERVMLNLARGFGDRGHEVHLVLVRAEGPYLSQVPPQVKVVRLEARRLLLSVFALANYLRRERPAALISALEDTNIIALWAQRLARVRTEVVVTVHNTLSREARSSTQLKRRLAPTLARWFYPWAKAVVGVSEGVAADLRQMGLRRAIAIYNPIVTPEVLEQVHAPLDHPWFGAGEPPVILAVGRLEAQKDFDTLVRAFAQVHPQRPCRLMILGEGDERSRLEALIAQLGLTEAVALPGFVENPYIYMRDAGVLVLSSAWEGFGNVLVEAMVAGTPVVSTDCESGPAEILAGGEYGRLVPVGDADAMAQAIALTLATPDPPERLKAHAMTFSLDRAVTEYLRIFGESSV, encoded by the coding sequence ATGGCAAAGTTTGCGTTTTTCTTGATGGATCTGCGGGGTGGCGGCGCGGAGCGGGTGATGCTGAATCTGGCCCGGGGCTTCGGCGATCGCGGCCATGAGGTCCATCTGGTCTTGGTGCGGGCGGAGGGGCCGTATCTGAGCCAGGTCCCGCCCCAGGTGAAGGTGGTGCGCCTGGAGGCCCGGCGGCTGCTGCTGAGCGTGTTCGCCCTGGCCAACTATCTGCGGCGGGAGCGGCCAGCGGCGCTGATCTCGGCCCTGGAGGACACCAATATCATCGCCCTATGGGCTCAGCGGCTGGCGCGGGTGCGCACCGAGGTGGTGGTGACAGTCCACAACACGCTGTCTCGGGAGGCGCGCAGCTCGACCCAGCTGAAGCGACGGCTGGCCCCGACCCTGGCTCGCTGGTTCTATCCCTGGGCCAAGGCGGTGGTGGGGGTCTCCGAAGGGGTGGCCGCGGACCTGCGCCAGATGGGCCTCCGGCGGGCGATCGCCATCTACAATCCCATCGTGACCCCGGAGGTGCTAGAGCAAGTCCACGCGCCCCTGGATCATCCGTGGTTTGGGGCGGGGGAGCCACCGGTGATCCTGGCGGTGGGCCGCCTGGAGGCCCAAAAGGACTTCGATACGCTGGTGCGGGCCTTTGCGCAGGTGCACCCGCAGCGGCCCTGTCGGCTGATGATCCTGGGCGAGGGAGACGAGCGATCGCGCCTGGAGGCCCTAATTGCGCAGCTGGGCCTGACCGAGGCCGTCGCCCTGCCCGGCTTTGTCGAGAACCCCTACATCTACATGCGAGACGCTGGGGTGCTGGTCCTGTCTTCGGCCTGGGAAGGCTTTGGCAATGTGCTGGTGGAGGCAATGGTGGCGGGCACGCCGGTGGTCTCCACGGACTGCGAGAGCGGCCCGGCGGAGATTTTGGCGGGGGGAGAGTATGGCCGACTGGTGCCGGTGGGCGACGCGGACGCCATGGCCCAGGCGATCGCCCTCACCCTGGCCACGCCTGACCCGCCCGAGCGCCTGAAGGCCCACGCCATGACCTTTTCTCTCGATCGCGCCGTGACGGAATATCTGAGAATTTTCGGAGAGTCTTCGGTGTGA